From the genome of Muricauda sp. SCSIO 64092, one region includes:
- a CDS encoding type IX secretion system membrane protein PorP/SprF codes for MKAKINRSLLVLAFIGLFTHHSRGQQDPQYTQYLYNHNIVNPAYILSEGGRLNAGLLYRAQWVGVEGSPRIINAFGQFRLNERMQLGLSLVRDDIGSGALLEDNLYADYAYILPMGGESSLSLGLKAGFTFFNSDFTGISFDENTIDPTFLDPTSEVFPNIGAGMYYTNKNFYVGFSALNLLNARHLDQSEGVVNRGREEVHYYLTSGYTFDMLPSVFSLRPSVLARGVRGAPMILDLNLNVVLYDRFEVGMGYRTSESFLSMINFRLSPRLRVGYAHDHTVNNLGGFGSSSHEVFLLFNIDFKGSADSEPPLDAIDERP; via the coding sequence ATGAAAGCAAAAATTAACAGATCACTATTGGTACTGGCGTTTATAGGCCTTTTTACACACCATTCAAGGGGGCAACAGGACCCGCAGTACACACAGTACCTCTATAACCACAATATTGTGAACCCTGCCTACATCCTTAGTGAGGGCGGGCGCCTCAATGCCGGGCTGCTCTACAGGGCCCAATGGGTGGGGGTGGAGGGTTCCCCCCGTATCATCAATGCCTTTGGGCAGTTCCGTTTGAACGAGAGGATGCAGTTGGGGCTCTCCCTGGTCCGGGACGACATCGGTTCGGGAGCATTGTTGGAGGACAACCTCTATGCGGACTATGCCTACATCCTGCCAATGGGTGGGGAAAGTTCCCTTTCCCTGGGCCTAAAGGCCGGCTTCACCTTCTTTAATTCGGATTTTACCGGTATCAGTTTCGATGAGAATACAATAGACCCCACTTTTTTGGACCCAACCAGTGAGGTGTTCCCGAACATTGGGGCCGGGATGTATTATACGAACAAGAACTTTTATGTGGGGTTTTCGGCATTAAACCTTTTGAATGCCAGGCATTTGGATCAATCCGAAGGTGTAGTCAACCGGGGCCGGGAGGAAGTACATTATTACCTGACCTCGGGCTATACATTTGACATGTTGCCATCAGTTTTTTCCCTGAGACCCTCGGTACTGGCCAGGGGTGTCCGTGGGGCACCCATGATTTTGGACCTGAACCTCAACGTTGTACTGTACGATCGTTTTGAGGTCGGTATGGGATACCGAACGAGTGAATCGTTCCTTTCGATGATCAATTTTAGGTTGAGTCCAAGGCTGCGGGTGGGGTATGCCCATGACCATACGGTGAACAATCTTGGAGGATTCGGATCCAGCTCGCACGAGGTGTTCCTGTTGTTCAATATTGATTTTAAAGGCAGTGCCGATTCAGAACCCCCATTGGATGCGATAGATGAGCGACCTTAG
- a CDS encoding sensor histidine kinase — translation MVFFQVPQGESVIFDYSNLARIIKRICCFLLLLTLSLSAQEGDLTDTVDSLKQKIHESKGGERLMWMDSLTRLIGDRKDFKYDSIARSTIDYALELDSTRLALEHANLLVIYNWQELRKPEQALDLFNHLKERVPDDRHFLEWSKLYREGGRNYTMLNRLDEALDSYERAYSYALQADNRTQMGIVKNSIGQVLSVMGDFQGAATALQESYQILSVSDLEIAWRPKGSLAILYSQNGLQEEAKKMRLEIIEEARGYKSIKNKNEVLNGQFFNQAFDEMLNGSQSERIRYLDSTRVYAFKTEYKFHKLQVLVGQLSAYAENGMLEKAEEAKKELEERKKNGGFFEVDEYHLAMAHYEFAKGNYKSAAILGEQEYDKVKNSPYYEGIYMAHGFLSKVYDRLGDMERAYTHFKDYHRIKDSIETVQKANGFSFYQALYEAEKKDSEIDSQKSEIALLNARNNAKNMWIIFGGLGALAVFSIVYLWRIQYFIRRKQQIQAQFSRNLIKGQEGERTRVARELHDGVGQKLMLLAKRTKLSGDSETTALALDILEELRSVSRHLHPATLEKLGFSGAVRAIIDDVDANTEIFFTHHIDDVDDLLSDEGSLHLYRMMQEILNNIVRHSGAKAASVNVERKVGTIEMVVKDNGKGFSFKEKLRDRSSLGMRTLLERAKIAGAKFHVESGTSLGTTISLVMPT, via the coding sequence ATGGTCTTTTTTCAAGTTCCCCAAGGCGAATCCGTTATATTTGATTATTCCAATCTTGCCCGAATTATAAAGAGAATATGTTGCTTTTTGCTGTTACTCACATTATCGCTGTCCGCGCAAGAAGGGGATTTGACCGACACTGTGGATTCACTGAAACAGAAGATACATGAATCAAAAGGAGGTGAACGTCTCATGTGGATGGACAGTCTTACCAGATTGATTGGAGACAGGAAGGATTTCAAATACGACTCCATCGCCAGGAGTACGATTGATTACGCCTTGGAGCTTGATTCCACACGATTGGCCTTGGAACATGCCAACTTACTGGTTATATATAATTGGCAGGAATTGCGAAAACCGGAGCAGGCCTTAGATCTTTTCAACCACCTGAAGGAAAGGGTCCCGGATGATCGGCATTTTTTGGAGTGGAGCAAATTGTACAGGGAGGGTGGTCGCAACTATACCATGCTCAACCGGCTTGATGAAGCTCTGGATAGTTATGAACGGGCTTACTCATATGCCCTTCAGGCCGATAATCGGACCCAAATGGGCATTGTTAAAAATTCGATAGGGCAAGTGCTTTCGGTTATGGGTGATTTCCAGGGGGCAGCTACGGCACTACAGGAATCCTATCAAATTTTATCAGTGAGCGACCTTGAAATAGCTTGGCGACCAAAAGGGAGTCTTGCCATATTATACTCTCAGAACGGACTACAGGAAGAGGCCAAAAAAATGCGTCTGGAAATCATTGAGGAGGCAAGGGGATATAAAAGTATAAAGAATAAAAACGAAGTACTCAATGGTCAGTTTTTTAACCAGGCCTTTGACGAAATGTTGAATGGAAGCCAAAGTGAACGGATCAGATATCTTGATTCCACTAGGGTGTACGCCTTCAAAACGGAGTATAAATTTCACAAACTGCAGGTGTTGGTGGGTCAGCTGAGTGCCTATGCCGAAAATGGGATGCTGGAAAAAGCGGAGGAGGCAAAGAAGGAGCTGGAGGAGCGGAAAAAGAACGGGGGATTCTTTGAAGTGGATGAATATCACCTGGCCATGGCACATTATGAATTTGCAAAGGGCAATTACAAAAGTGCGGCAATCTTGGGGGAACAGGAATATGACAAGGTCAAGAATTCCCCGTACTACGAAGGAATCTACATGGCCCATGGTTTCTTGTCCAAGGTGTACGACCGTCTTGGCGATATGGAAAGGGCGTATACGCATTTTAAGGATTACCACAGAATAAAGGACTCCATAGAAACTGTTCAAAAGGCAAACGGTTTTTCCTTTTATCAGGCACTTTACGAGGCAGAGAAAAAGGATTCCGAGATTGATTCCCAGAAATCGGAGATTGCGCTTTTGAACGCTAGGAACAACGCCAAGAACATGTGGATCATTTTTGGTGGCCTGGGGGCGCTGGCGGTATTTTCAATTGTATATTTGTGGAGAATACAGTATTTTATTAGAAGAAAGCAGCAGATTCAGGCTCAATTTTCCAGGAACCTTATCAAGGGCCAGGAAGGGGAGCGGACCCGTGTGGCTCGGGAACTGCACGATGGTGTGGGTCAAAAGTTGATGTTGTTGGCGAAAAGGACAAAATTAAGTGGTGATTCGGAGACGACCGCCCTTGCCTTGGACATCTTGGAGGAACTGCGGAGTGTTTCCCGCCATTTACATCCCGCCACTCTGGAGAAGTTGGGTTTTTCCGGAGCGGTCAGGGCAATAATCGACGATGTGGACGCGAACACGGAAATCTTTTTTACCCACCATATCGATGATGTTGACGATCTGTTAAGCGACGAGGGTTCCCTTCATCTCTATCGGATGATGCAGGAAATACTCAACAATATAGTGAGGCATTCCGGGGCCAAGGCCGCATCGGTGAACGTTGAAAGAAAAGTGGGCACCATAGAAATGGTGGTAAAGGACAATGGGAAAGGGTTCAGCTTCAAGGAGAAACTCCGTGACCGGTCCAGTCTGGGAATGCGAACACTTTTGGAACGGGCCAAGATTGCCGGAGCAAAGTTCCATGTGGAGAGTGGGACCTCATTGGGTACGACAATTTCACTGGTAATGCCCACATAA
- a CDS encoding response regulator produces the protein MKDVSIIIADDHPLLLKGLYEELIANDYNVVGQASDGMNALKLILQYRPTLALIDIDMPFLSGFEVVKMAKEKGIPTNFIVLSFHKEVSYLCQAKALQINGYLLKEDSFFEIERCIHAVAKNQTYFSPSLDSLTLHSANDELKKLTLLTSSEVTILKLVAKQASNINIADHLCVSVRTVEKHRSNIIAKLALENSTNTLTHWAITNQKVIQEL, from the coding sequence ATGAAAGATGTTTCCATAATAATAGCCGATGACCATCCTTTGCTGTTAAAGGGGCTTTATGAAGAACTGATCGCCAATGATTACAATGTGGTTGGACAAGCCTCTGACGGCATGAACGCCTTGAAACTTATTTTGCAGTACAGGCCAACATTGGCATTGATAGATATTGATATGCCTTTTTTATCGGGTTTTGAAGTTGTAAAAATGGCCAAGGAGAAAGGGATTCCCACGAATTTCATTGTCCTGTCCTTTCATAAGGAGGTGAGTTACCTGTGTCAGGCCAAAGCACTTCAAATAAATGGGTATCTGCTCAAAGAAGATTCTTTTTTCGAAATTGAACGTTGTATCCATGCGGTGGCCAAAAACCAAACCTATTTCAGCCCTTCATTGGATTCACTCACACTGCACAGCGCCAATGATGAATTGAAAAAATTGACCCTACTAACGTCTTCTGAAGTTACCATTTTAAAGCTTGTTGCAAAACAGGCATCAAATATCAACATTGCCGACCATCTTTGTGTTTCTGTACGAACGGTGGAAAAGCACAGAAGCAATATTATTGCAAAGTTGGCATTGGAGAACAGTACCAATACCTTGACCCATTGGGCCATAACCAACCAGAAAGTTATACAGGAGCTCTAA
- a CDS encoding GDP-L-fucose synthase family protein — protein MKKTSKIYVAGHCGFVGSAILKSLRGKGYENLITREHKRLNLVDSVATASFFKRERPEYVFLAAAKVGGILASNYHRANFIYENLMIQNNVIHQSYIHSVKKLLFLGSTCIYPKKTYQPIKEEYLLTGNLEYTHEPYAIAKIAGIKMCESYNIQYGTNFISAMPTNLYGPKDNFDLETCQILPAFLRKIHLGKLLENCDWDSIRADLNRRPIEGINGKANEKEIIGMMEKFGIRMDSNKSVKVEIGGNGKPLREFLWNGDMADACVFLMEHESFKGSFNITSSGGKQMLPQSTSDHDSGEIRNTHINIGTGKEISIAKLAKTITQVLDFKGSLVFNTSGLDGASRKITDVTKLNSLGWKHKVELNKGIEQLYQWYKATIEGTS, from the coding sequence ATGAAAAAAACCTCAAAAATATATGTGGCCGGACATTGTGGATTCGTTGGTTCGGCAATTTTGAAAAGTTTAAGGGGCAAAGGTTATGAAAACCTGATTACCCGGGAACATAAGAGATTAAACCTGGTTGATTCCGTTGCCACGGCGTCCTTTTTTAAACGGGAAAGACCTGAATACGTATTTCTTGCCGCGGCTAAGGTTGGAGGGATTCTTGCCAGTAATTACCACCGTGCGAATTTCATTTACGAAAATTTAATGATTCAGAACAATGTAATCCACCAGAGCTATATCCACAGTGTGAAAAAACTGCTTTTTTTGGGAAGTACCTGTATTTATCCAAAAAAAACATACCAACCCATAAAAGAGGAATACTTGCTGACCGGTAATCTTGAGTATACCCATGAACCCTATGCTATCGCTAAAATTGCGGGCATAAAAATGTGCGAAAGCTATAACATACAATATGGTACAAATTTCATCTCGGCCATGCCAACCAATCTTTATGGTCCCAAAGATAATTTTGACCTGGAAACCTGCCAGATATTGCCTGCCTTTCTTCGAAAAATACACTTGGGGAAGTTGTTGGAAAATTGTGATTGGGACAGTATAAGGGCAGATTTAAATAGGCGCCCTATTGAAGGAATAAATGGAAAGGCCAATGAAAAGGAAATTATTGGTATGATGGAAAAGTTTGGTATTAGGATGGACAGCAACAAAAGTGTAAAGGTAGAAATAGGGGGAAACGGCAAACCTCTTAGGGAGTTCCTTTGGAATGGTGATATGGCGGATGCCTGTGTTTTTTTGATGGAGCACGAAAGTTTCAAGGGGTCTTTTAACATTACCTCTAGTGGTGGTAAGCAAATGTTGCCCCAATCTACTTCAGACCATGATTCGGGAGAAATCCGCAATACGCACATCAATATTGGGACCGGAAAGGAGATTTCCATTGCAAAACTTGCAAAAACAATTACGCAGGTACTTGATTTTAAAGGCAGTTTGGTCTTTAACACCTCCGGATTGGATGGTGCCTCCCGCAAAATTACGGACGTTACCAAATTGAACAGTCTTGGTTGGAAACACAAGGTGGAATTAAACAAAGGAATAGAACAATTGTATCAATGGTATAAAGCTACCATTGAAGGGACATCATGA